The genome window GCGCGGCTGCAAAAATACACAGTATGCTTACCAGCTAGTGTCGGCAGCACCACGTTGCCCGCACCGGGAAGGGGAGCACATGGCCAGCCGGTATCCGATGCAAGAGCGATCCGGTCCCTGGCGGGACGGATTGGGGCGAACGGCGTCGCGTGCGGCGCAGATCCTCCTGATACTTACCCTGGTGGTGGTGGCCGTCTACGCCCTGCTCCAGATCCGCCTACTGGTCATCCCGGTCATCATCGCGCTGATTCTTGCCGCCGCCATCGGCCCGTTCGTAAACATGCTGCGACGGCGTGGCGTCCCTGGGGGCCTGGCAACCGCGATTGCGTTCCTTGCCTTGCTCGTTGTGCTCGGCGCAATCATCACCGTCATTGTGGTTTCGGTTCGCAACCAGGCCGATGAACTGATTACCGCCGCGACAGAGGGCCTGGACGAGTTGCAGGCTTTCCTCACCAGCGGCCCATTCCCCATCGCACCGGAGCAGCTCGACGAGGCGCGCACCGCCGTCATTGATTACGCCACCAGCGCGCAGTTCCGCTCGGGCGCGATCTCCGGAGTCTCGGTGGTGGCCGAATTCCTGGCCGGCTCCACCCTCATGATCGTGATCCTGTTCTTCTTCCTCAAGGACGGCAATAAGATCTGGGAGTTCTTCCTGAGGCCCTTCAGCGGCGAGCGTGAGCGGAAGCTGCGACGCTCGGGAACCCGCACGCTTGAGGTGCTCGGCGGATACGTTCGGGGAACGGCCATCGTGGCGCTCGTGGATACGGTTGCGATCGGTGTCGCCCTGCTGATTCTCCAGGTCCCGCTGGCTATCCCTCTGGCCATGATCGTCTTCATCGGCGCTTTCATTCCGCTCGTCGGGGCAACGGTTGCCGGAATCCTCGCCGCCCTGGTGGCACTCGTGGCGAATGGGCCGATTGTCGCGCTCATTGTGGTCGCCGTCGTCGTCGCTGTGAACCAACTCGAAGGTGACCTTCTGCAGCCGATCGTGATGGGAAATGCCCTTCGACTGCACGCGCTGGTGATCCTGCTGGCGCTGACAGCGGGAACCATTCTCGCAGGCATCGTGGGAGCGGTACTCTCAGTGCCCATCGCCGCGGTCACCTGGGCGGTGCTCCAGGTCTGGACCGCCGAAGACCCACGCCTTGAACCACTGAACCCGGATCTTCCGCCGGCCGGCAGTGAGCCCACCTAGCCCGAAATGCACAGCAGGCTTACTATTCCGTTAGGATCCGAGCATGACCACCACCGAAACTGCATCTCCCTCCAAGCTGCGGAAGGGAATCTCCGGCAGGCTCCTATATCTCTTCATACTCGGAGACGTTCTTGGAGCGGGTGTATATGCGCTCGTCGGTGTCATCGCAGCGGAAGTAGGCGGAGCCATCTGGGTACCGCTCGTCGTTGCCCTTGCCCTGGCGCTGCTGACGGCAGGGTCGTACGCCGAACTTGTCACCAAGTATCCGAAGGCCGGTGGTGCGGCGGTCTTTGCCAAGCGGGCCTTCCGGGCTCCATTCATATCCTTCCTGGTGGGTTTCTGCATGCTCGCAGCCGGAGTCACCAGTGCTGCCGGTCTTGCCCTCGCCTTCACCGGGGATTACCTCTCCTCGTTCGTCACGGTGCCTCCCA of Arthrobacter sp. JZ12 contains these proteins:
- a CDS encoding AI-2E family transporter, with amino-acid sequence MQERSGPWRDGLGRTASRAAQILLILTLVVVAVYALLQIRLLVIPVIIALILAAAIGPFVNMLRRRGVPGGLATAIAFLALLVVLGAIITVIVVSVRNQADELITAATEGLDELQAFLTSGPFPIAPEQLDEARTAVIDYATSAQFRSGAISGVSVVAEFLAGSTLMIVILFFFLKDGNKIWEFFLRPFSGERERKLRRSGTRTLEVLGGYVRGTAIVALVDTVAIGVALLILQVPLAIPLAMIVFIGAFIPLVGATVAGILAALVALVANGPIVALIVVAVVVAVNQLEGDLLQPIVMGNALRLHALVILLALTAGTILAGIVGAVLSVPIAAVTWAVLQVWTAEDPRLEPLNPDLPPAGSEPT